The Winogradskyella schleiferi genome contains the following window.
TTCTGGTCGGTTCACTTGCTTCATGCTTTCAAACGTGAGAAAGATGGAAGCCGCATCAAAAACTTCTTTTTCATTTTTAAGCTGTCCAAAGTCTACCGTATTTTCATAGATGAAGGTCGGTTGTAAGAATTCATCCGTATAATATTTACTGGAATTATCATTAAAATGATTTAAGGTCGAAGCCATGGCGGCATAACTCTTGCACAAATCCCAAAGGTTGCTTTCTGCGCCACCAAGCACCAACGACAAACCATAATGATTGGCATTGTATTTTAAATCCTTAAGTTGAAGCTGTTTTAAATAATAATAAAAACGATCCAAACCAAACTCTTGAAGCATTCTTACGGCAGGCACATTTAATGAACGCGACAAAGCTTCATTCGCAAACACAGCGCCATCGTAGGTCTGATTATAGTTTCTAGGTTGGTAACTTCCAAATTGTGTAGGCACATCGACAACCAAAGTATTTGGTAGCAAATCACCAGCATCGAGCATAGCGGCATATAAAAAAGGTTTTAAAATACTACCTGTACTTCTGGCTTTGTCGATAATATCTACGCTTTTTTGATGCGCATTATCTGTAGGTGAATTGCCAATATAAGTTAGAACCTGTCTTGTTTTTACGTTTAAAACTAAAACAGAAAGATTATAGATTTCATTTTGTTTTAAGCGATTGTAATGTTGTTTAACAATGTGATTGGTTTGCTCCTGGAGTGCCATTTTAATGGTTGTTTTAATACGCTGTCCTCTATGGTTTTTCGCTACTTTTTGAAGTAAATGTGGTGCGATTTGAGGTAATGGATAAGGTTTTTGTGGTAAACTTTCCGCAATGGATAACTCATAGGTTAAGTCGTCAATTGTACCATTTTCATAAAGCTTTTTTAGAAGCCTATTTCGTTTATCCAACAATCGTTTTTGATTTTTTCCAGGATAAATTAAACTTGGTGCATTTGGTAAAACGGCTAATGTGGCGCTTTCCGCCCAAGATAAATTAGAAGCATTTCTATTGAAATAGCGCCAAGATGCAGCATCAATGCCAACAACATTTCCTCCAAATGGCGCATGACTGGAATACAAGGTTAATATCTCGTCTTTGGACAACCTGAATTCTAAACGTGTCGCTAAAATCAGTTCTTTTACTTTCTCAACATAAGTTCGCGGTTGCCCTTTTCTGGACAATCGAATCACTTGTTGTGTTAATGTACTTCCGCCTCGTTTTACAGTTCCAGAACTTAAATTATCTTTTACAGCTTTAAAGATTGAAACCGGATTAAAGCCTGGATGTTTGTAGAAATATTCATCTTCAAATTGAAGAATACAGGTTTTAAATTTTTTAGGCACACTGTCACTGACAGGAAACCGCCATTGCCCATCTTCTGCAATTAAAGCTCCTAATAATTCATCAGATTGACTAGTGATAACTGTTGCCGTGGGATCTTTGAATAAGTGTTGTGGTAAACAAAAATAATAAGCGATTAGTAGGATAAAAATCACTAAAGATTTTATCCTATTACGCTTAAAATATCCAATTAGCCTATACATAAACTATACAAAAGGGGTTTTTAACATTTTTTATGGAAAAGTAAATTTTATTACACAAAGTAATCTATATATTTATACGTGAGAAAACCCTACTTAAATCTTAAAATAGTCATAATATTTTGCATTTTTTTGCTTTCAAAAGAGATGCATGCGCAATTAGGTTTCTGTCAAGGAAATTCTGGAGATCCAATATTTACAGAAACTTTTGGTACTGGAACGCAAAACACATCCTTGCCAGCCGGAACCACGACATACAATTACGCCAATAATCAAAATCCAGAAGATGGGTTTTATACAGTTTCAAGCACCTCCAACTATTTCGATTGGTTTAGTATTAACGACCATACTCCAAATGATTCCAATGGTAGAATGCTTATCGTGAATTCTAGTTTTTCAGATGGAGAGTTTTATAAAACAACGATAAATGGCCTTTGCGAAAACACCACTTACGAATTTTCATCGTGGCTGATTAATTTAACACCGCCAAATGGGTTTTGTGGCGCTGGAGCCATTCCTATTAATGTCAGTTTC
Protein-coding sequences here:
- the pbpC gene encoding penicillin-binding protein 1C, whose product is MYRLIGYFKRNRIKSLVIFILLIAYYFCLPQHLFKDPTATVITSQSDELLGALIAEDGQWRFPVSDSVPKKFKTCILQFEDEYFYKHPGFNPVSIFKAVKDNLSSGTVKRGGSTLTQQVIRLSRKGQPRTYVEKVKELILATRLEFRLSKDEILTLYSSHAPFGGNVVGIDAASWRYFNRNASNLSWAESATLAVLPNAPSLIYPGKNQKRLLDKRNRLLKKLYENGTIDDLTYELSIAESLPQKPYPLPQIAPHLLQKVAKNHRGQRIKTTIKMALQEQTNHIVKQHYNRLKQNEIYNLSVLVLNVKTRQVLTYIGNSPTDNAHQKSVDIIDKARSTGSILKPFLYAAMLDAGDLLPNTLVVDVPTQFGSYQPRNYNQTYDGAVFANEALSRSLNVPAVRMLQEFGLDRFYYYLKQLQLKDLKYNANHYGLSLVLGGAESNLWDLCKSYAAMASTLNHFNDNSSKYYTDEFLQPTFIYENTVDFGQLKNEKEVFDAASIFLTFESMKQVNRPESDESWEYYDSSQDIAWKTGTSFGFRDAWAIGTTKDYVVGVWVGNADGEGRPGLVGVQTAAPILFDVFDLLPKSTWFNPPYDEMLEVNICKKSGYRASSICDVTELRFIQASGKKTEPCPFHKLVHLDLSEQFQVNSSCEPVSNINNKAWFILPPLQAYYFKNKNPFYKPLPPYRNDCTESSGISMEFIYPNQQSTIFLPKDFDGNTNDLILKVAHSKPELELYWYIDSQFIGSTRDIHDIAVLPSSGEHLITVMDELGNELKHRITIAE